A genomic region of Micromonospora sp. NBRC 110009 contains the following coding sequences:
- a CDS encoding MFS transporter: MVSLVASFAASAAPIPLFNIYRAEDGFTNAGISMAVVTTSVGTIAALLVLGRLSNHLGRRLTAIASLGLLLLGCLLLLDVHDIGTLLAGRLLMGVGTGLASSSLTSYIVDAAPTRPEWLASVASSQGPMLGLTLGAIASGALVQFGPWPRDLIYLVCAGLLVLSAALIVISPETAKPTPGAWRSLLPRVRVPARVRHLLPVAAAVFLATWPTGAFYQALVPALVEDQLHTHSPLILGLSFAAYMAPSVLGAPLGGRFTSAAAQRIGMIIFLTGWIGIITAIAIGTLALFIAATIVAGAGQGIAISGATRGLLHGSTLADRAPIFSAIYLLCYSGAAFLSLISGELSNTFSLPQIALGYGGLAIVATLFTVFAARDPYTDTTRDSQHGELIKMIDRNTGGPVKPGQRRPLPAMLRQGAGR, translated from the coding sequence GTGGTCTCCCTGGTGGCCTCGTTTGCCGCGTCGGCCGCGCCGATCCCCCTGTTCAACATCTACCGGGCCGAGGACGGGTTCACCAACGCCGGCATCTCGATGGCCGTTGTGACCACTTCCGTCGGCACTATCGCCGCACTGTTGGTGCTGGGGCGACTGTCCAATCATCTGGGCCGACGGCTCACCGCGATCGCCAGCCTCGGCCTGCTCCTGCTGGGCTGTCTGCTGCTGCTGGACGTGCATGACATCGGCACCCTGCTGGCCGGTCGGCTACTGATGGGCGTCGGCACCGGGTTGGCCAGCAGCAGCCTCACCTCCTACATCGTCGACGCCGCACCCACCAGGCCGGAGTGGTTGGCCTCCGTCGCCTCCAGCCAGGGACCCATGCTCGGCCTCACCCTCGGCGCCATCGCCTCCGGCGCCCTGGTCCAGTTCGGCCCCTGGCCACGCGACCTCATCTACCTGGTTTGCGCCGGTCTCCTCGTACTATCTGCCGCACTCATCGTCATCAGCCCGGAAACCGCAAAGCCGACGCCGGGCGCTTGGCGATCACTGTTACCCCGGGTCCGCGTACCGGCCCGGGTCAGGCATTTGCTCCCTGTCGCGGCAGCGGTGTTCCTGGCCACCTGGCCGACCGGGGCCTTCTACCAGGCCCTCGTGCCCGCGCTGGTCGAAGATCAGCTCCACACCCACAGCCCGCTCATCCTCGGACTGTCGTTCGCCGCCTACATGGCCCCCAGCGTTCTCGGCGCTCCCCTCGGCGGCCGGTTCACCTCCGCGGCGGCCCAACGCATCGGCATGATCATCTTCCTGACCGGATGGATCGGCATCATCACAGCGATCGCCATCGGCACGCTGGCGTTGTTCATCGCTGCAACCATCGTCGCCGGCGCCGGTCAAGGCATCGCCATCAGCGGCGCCACCCGGGGCCTGCTGCACGGCAGCACCCTGGCCGACCGGGCACCGATCTTCAGCGCGATCTACCTCCTCTGCTACAGCGGCGCCGCCTTCCTTAGCCTCATCTCCGGGGAACTCTCGAACACCTTCTCGCTACCGCAGATCGCCCTCGGATACGGCGGACTTGCCATAGTCGCCACCCTGTTCACTGTCTTCGCTGCACGCGACCCGTACACCGACACGACCAGGGACAGCCAACACGGTGAGTTGATCAAAATGATCGATAGGAACACCGGAGGTCCGGTCAAGCCAGGTCAACGCAGGCCACTCCCTGCCATGCTGAGGCAAGGTGCAGGTCGCTAA
- a CDS encoding TetR/AcrR family transcriptional regulator, translating into MGEEQVAAPTKQRRISQRGIATRERILEAANRLMFVRGVNATTLDDVREASQTSKSQLYHHFADKQELVRALVKYRGALVLQRERGGLERLRSFSGLVRWRNALVQANSLNNGKYGCGLGSMAVELSDQDEQARSTLLETFAAWEKLISDGLHRMRDSGALRQDADPEKLATGLMAALQGGYLLANAAHNVAPMEVALDMALEHIKSFLSEPSGEPTR; encoded by the coding sequence ATGGGCGAAGAGCAGGTGGCTGCGCCGACGAAGCAGCGGAGGATCAGTCAACGGGGCATCGCGACACGAGAGCGGATCCTCGAGGCGGCGAACCGGCTGATGTTCGTGCGCGGCGTTAACGCGACGACCCTTGACGACGTCCGCGAGGCAAGCCAGACGAGCAAGTCTCAGCTTTACCACCACTTCGCCGACAAGCAGGAGCTCGTGCGCGCGTTGGTCAAATATCGAGGCGCCCTTGTGCTTCAGCGCGAGCGCGGAGGGCTCGAACGACTGAGGTCGTTCTCAGGGCTGGTCCGGTGGCGTAACGCGCTGGTCCAGGCCAACTCGCTGAACAACGGCAAATACGGGTGCGGCCTCGGGTCGATGGCTGTCGAGCTGTCCGATCAAGATGAGCAGGCTCGATCGACGCTGTTGGAGACGTTCGCGGCATGGGAAAAGCTGATCAGTGATGGCCTGCACCGGATGCGGGACAGCGGTGCACTGCGCCAGGACGCCGACCCGGAGAAGCTGGCCACGGGGTTGATGGCAGCTTTGCAAGGCGGCTACTTGCTGGCGAACGCCGCGCACAACGTCGCACCCATGGAAGTTGCGCTGGACATGGCGCTGGAACACATCAAGTCGTTCCTCTCGGAGCCGTCCGGCGAGCCGACCCGTTAA
- a CDS encoding low temperature requirement protein A: protein MGLLRRSGSSQQATFVELFFDLAVVFALDRVVAGSLPGFLNDDPARRWGNAGRTVLLFIAVLYLRTTTAFLTSRFEPHRAAARRPTQESRPQ, encoded by the coding sequence GTGGGTCTGCTGCGGCGGAGCGGCAGCTCGCAGCAGGCGACGTTCGTGGAGCTGTTCTTCGATCTGGCGGTGGTGTTCGCGCTCGACCGTGTAGTCGCGGGGTCGTTGCCCGGCTTCCTCAACGACGACCCGGCGCGGCGGTGGGGAAATGCCGGCCGGACGGTGTTGCTGTTCATAGCGGTGTTGTACCTGCGGACCACCACCGCCTTCCTCACCAGCCGGTTCGAGCCACACCGCGCGGCCGCACGGCGGCCCACCCAAGAATCTCGACCGCAATGA
- a CDS encoding cytochrome ubiquinol oxidase subunit I, translating to MPGLSLVTLGASLVRADPAQLLPAREQMAFTLGFHIILVPFGVAFTFLMLIANARGIRRNDETALLLARRWSQVAAVLFAVGAVSGTVLSFELGLLWPRLMGTYGAAFGIPFAVEGLFFFLEAVFVAIYVYGWRRMRPWPHFWTGVPVVLSGIGGTLSVVAANAWMNRPGGFTMRDGKIVEVRPLEVIFNGAFWYEAIHMLLAAYMVAGFVVAGVYAAGMLRGRRDRYHRLGLVIPLTVAALATPVQIFVGDLAAREVFRNEPAKFAAIEAVPTTGTHVPEVLGGYYANGEVHGGIRIPSGASLLSGYSPSTRIQGLDAIPAEVRPPDRLVAIVHLSFDVMVGIGTALLALSAWYALAWWRRRDLPRSRWFLRATTISGVLAVVALEAGWVVTEVGRQPWTVVGHLLTRDAVATSGNLWLFFAAIVALYAAVGAATVYVLRLLRRRWRDQGGATETDVPYGPPRPSESTPAGGQA from the coding sequence ATGCCTGGCCTGTCACTGGTGACCCTCGGCGCCAGCCTCGTACGCGCCGATCCGGCGCAGCTGCTGCCGGCGCGCGAGCAGATGGCCTTCACCCTCGGCTTCCACATCATCCTGGTGCCGTTCGGGGTGGCCTTCACCTTCCTGATGCTGATCGCGAACGCCCGCGGGATTCGCCGGAACGACGAGACTGCGCTGCTGCTGGCCCGGCGCTGGTCACAGGTGGCGGCGGTGCTGTTCGCCGTCGGCGCGGTGTCCGGCACGGTGCTGTCGTTCGAGCTCGGGCTGCTGTGGCCGCGACTGATGGGCACCTACGGCGCGGCGTTCGGCATCCCGTTCGCGGTCGAGGGTCTGTTCTTCTTCCTGGAGGCGGTCTTCGTCGCCATCTACGTGTACGGGTGGCGGCGGATGCGCCCGTGGCCGCACTTCTGGACCGGGGTGCCGGTGGTGTTGTCCGGGATCGGCGGCACGCTGTCGGTGGTCGCGGCGAACGCCTGGATGAACCGGCCGGGCGGGTTCACCATGCGGGACGGCAAGATCGTGGAGGTCCGCCCGCTGGAGGTGATCTTCAACGGCGCGTTCTGGTACGAGGCCATCCACATGCTGCTGGCCGCGTACATGGTCGCCGGGTTCGTCGTCGCCGGCGTGTACGCGGCCGGGATGCTACGCGGCCGCCGCGATCGGTACCACCGGCTCGGCCTGGTGATACCGCTGACCGTCGCGGCGCTGGCCACCCCGGTGCAGATCTTCGTCGGCGACCTCGCCGCGCGCGAGGTCTTCCGGAACGAGCCGGCGAAGTTCGCCGCGATCGAGGCCGTCCCGACCACGGGCACCCATGTGCCGGAGGTGCTGGGCGGCTACTACGCGAACGGGGAGGTGCACGGCGGCATCAGGATTCCGTCGGGGGCCTCGCTGTTGTCCGGCTACTCACCTTCGACCCGCATCCAGGGTTTGGACGCCATCCCCGCCGAGGTGCGGCCGCCGGACCGGCTGGTCGCGATCGTCCACCTGAGCTTCGACGTCATGGTCGGTATCGGCACGGCGCTGCTGGCCCTCTCCGCCTGGTACGCCCTGGCCTGGTGGCGCCGCCGCGATCTGCCGCGCAGCAGATGGTTCCTGCGGGCGACGACGATCAGTGGCGTACTCGCGGTGGTGGCGCTGGAGGCGGGCTGGGTGGTCACCGAGGTCGGCCGGCAGCCGTGGACGGTCGTCGGTCACCTCCTCACCCGCGACGCGGTCGCCACGTCCGGCAACCTGTGGCTGTTCTTCGCCGCCATCGTCGCGCTGTATGCCGCGGTCGGCGCCGCCACCGTGTACGTCCTGCGACTGCTGCGCCGCCGCTGGCGCGATCAGGGCGGGGCTACCGAGACGGACGTGCCCTACGGCCCGCCCCGGCCCTCGGAGTCCACGCCCGCCGGAGGGCAGGCGTGA
- a CDS encoding cytochrome d ubiquinol oxidase subunit II — MSTFAAVVLFIGVTAYAVLGGADYGAGFWDLTAGGARRGQAPRHLIDHTLAPVWEANHVWLIFCLVMLWTGFPSAFAAIMTTLYIPLGLAALGIVVRGSGFAFRKVVVKTDQQRATGAAFATSSVLTPFFLGTVAGGIASGRVPAGGHGNAVTSWVNPTSLLGGVLAVGVCAFVAAVFLTAEARAYADAGLERWFRRRAQASAVATGAVALAGIAILHADAGRLFSGLIGRGLPLVLVSAACGLASIALLHRAAPRLLQALAVSAAGTVVVGWGVAQYPYLLGTHLRIDEAAAPDATLASLTVVAAAALLLVVPAMALLFVLHQRGRLDTA, encoded by the coding sequence GTGAGTACGTTTGCCGCCGTCGTGTTGTTCATCGGCGTCACCGCCTACGCCGTGCTCGGCGGCGCGGACTACGGTGCCGGCTTCTGGGACCTCACCGCCGGTGGCGCGCGACGTGGGCAGGCCCCTCGGCACCTGATCGACCACACGTTGGCACCGGTGTGGGAGGCCAACCACGTGTGGCTGATCTTCTGCCTGGTGATGCTCTGGACCGGCTTCCCGTCCGCGTTCGCCGCGATCATGACCACGCTCTACATCCCGCTGGGCCTCGCCGCGCTGGGCATCGTGGTCCGCGGCAGCGGGTTCGCGTTCCGGAAGGTGGTGGTAAAGACCGACCAACAGCGGGCGACCGGGGCGGCTTTCGCCACCTCGTCGGTGCTCACGCCGTTCTTCCTCGGCACGGTGGCCGGCGGGATCGCCTCCGGGCGGGTGCCCGCCGGCGGACACGGCAATGCCGTGACCAGCTGGGTCAACCCGACGTCGCTGCTCGGCGGGGTGCTCGCGGTTGGGGTGTGCGCGTTCGTCGCCGCGGTGTTCCTCACCGCCGAGGCCCGTGCCTACGCCGACGCCGGCCTGGAGCGCTGGTTCCGCCGCCGGGCCCAGGCCAGCGCCGTGGCGACCGGCGCCGTAGCGCTGGCGGGCATCGCCATCCTGCACGCCGACGCCGGGCGCCTGTTCTCCGGGCTGATCGGCCGCGGCCTGCCGCTGGTGCTGGTCTCCGCGGCATGCGGGCTGGCCAGCATCGCCCTGCTGCACCGGGCGGCACCCCGGTTGCTGCAGGCGCTCGCCGTCAGCGCGGCCGGCACGGTGGTGGTCGGCTGGGGCGTCGCGCAGTATCCGTACCTGCTGGGCACCCACCTCCGCATCGACGAGGCCGCCGCTCCCGACGCCACCCTGGCGTCGCTCACCGTGGTCGCCGCCGCGGCGCTCCTGCTCGTCGTGCCGGCCATGGCGCTGTTGTTCGTCCTGCACCAGCGCGGCCGCCTGGACACCGCCTGA
- a CDS encoding RNA polymerase sigma factor, with product MSDGDLISELYAGCFRRLVVQLYAVTGDLNEAQEAVQEAFTRALAAPRRFARLDNPEAWLRRVAVNVARSRHRRRRVLDGLLRRIGPPLAVADRSPEHLALLAALRDLPEGQRHALALHYLVDLPVDEVAATLGVSAGTVKSRLSRGRQALAALLADSDITDSTSTGRIDVRS from the coding sequence GTGTCCGACGGTGATCTGATCTCCGAGTTGTACGCAGGCTGTTTCCGGCGGCTGGTCGTCCAGCTCTATGCGGTGACCGGGGACCTGAACGAGGCGCAGGAGGCGGTCCAGGAGGCCTTTACGAGGGCGCTGGCCGCGCCCCGGCGGTTCGCCCGGCTCGACAACCCGGAGGCATGGCTGCGCCGGGTGGCGGTGAACGTCGCTCGCAGCCGGCACCGCCGGCGCCGGGTGCTCGACGGACTGCTGCGCCGGATCGGCCCGCCGCTGGCCGTCGCCGACCGCTCACCGGAACACCTCGCCCTGCTGGCCGCGCTGCGGGACCTGCCCGAGGGGCAACGGCACGCCCTGGCCCTGCACTACCTCGTCGACCTGCCCGTGGATGAGGTCGCGGCCACCCTCGGCGTCTCGGCTGGCACGGTCAAGTCCCGCCTGTCCCGCGGCCGGCAGGCCCTCGCGGCGCTACTGGCCGACTCCGACATCACCGACAGCACGAGCACCGGGAGGATCGATGTCCGATCGTGA
- a CDS encoding WD40/YVTN/BNR-like repeat-containing protein: MSDREFTGFDVDTVADAVRQPPLDDLRSAVRARLRRRTSGVALALVVVFAGMAVLPLAAGTRGVDWADPTPLPQVRDRATQLFMTGPDSGVGVEQVDFGCTVRFTHTEDGGRSWADWDAAQYRATTCRVDGSGNKDADLEFSVLGERSYLVRDGDQSRLSTDYGRTWRDAEQAMVTVSAFPAKARPVFCQEGCGALRQPLAVDPATGTVYRLSGEPTSLYPPFSIYPSADGTIWVTYWPGDPDVMVVARSVDRGATWNSWRPAKGANVIAVAGVSEREAYLLIEPPPLPGAQPMQVKGPSQLLRTTDGGATWKDVSTDLPGSPVNRPFTIGSDGSLLVAQSGNMRPDLVSSLLVSRDGGRHFTKGREYRGDDGSVGVAPGYAWLYGRDDVSALGADHVLITRDGSSWTQFALPD; the protein is encoded by the coding sequence ATGTCCGATCGTGAGTTCACCGGCTTCGACGTCGACACCGTTGCCGACGCAGTCCGGCAGCCGCCCCTCGATGACCTCCGCTCGGCGGTAAGGGCCCGCCTTCGGCGCCGCACCAGCGGGGTAGCGCTGGCCCTCGTGGTGGTCTTCGCCGGCATGGCGGTCCTGCCCCTGGCCGCCGGCACGCGCGGGGTCGACTGGGCCGACCCGACCCCGCTCCCGCAGGTACGGGACCGCGCCACCCAGCTCTTCATGACCGGTCCGGACTCCGGCGTCGGCGTCGAACAGGTCGACTTCGGCTGCACGGTGCGCTTCACGCACACCGAGGACGGCGGGCGGAGCTGGGCCGACTGGGACGCGGCCCAGTACCGGGCCACGACCTGCCGGGTCGATGGCTCCGGGAACAAGGACGCCGACCTGGAGTTCTCCGTGCTCGGAGAGCGCTCCTACCTGGTCCGCGACGGCGACCAGTCCCGCCTCTCCACCGACTACGGCCGGACCTGGCGGGACGCGGAGCAGGCAATGGTGACGGTGTCCGCATTCCCAGCGAAGGCCCGTCCCGTCTTCTGCCAGGAGGGCTGCGGGGCACTCCGCCAGCCGCTCGCCGTGGACCCGGCGACCGGGACGGTGTACCGGCTCAGCGGGGAACCGACCTCGCTCTACCCGCCGTTCAGCATCTACCCGAGTGCGGACGGGACGATCTGGGTGACCTACTGGCCGGGTGACCCCGACGTCATGGTGGTTGCCCGCAGCGTCGACCGCGGCGCCACCTGGAACAGCTGGCGGCCGGCCAAGGGGGCGAACGTGATCGCGGTGGCCGGGGTCAGCGAGCGGGAGGCCTACCTGCTGATCGAGCCCCCGCCGCTGCCCGGCGCCCAGCCGATGCAGGTCAAGGGTCCCTCCCAGCTGCTGCGCACCACGGACGGCGGAGCGACCTGGAAGGATGTCAGCACCGACCTGCCCGGGTCGCCGGTCAACAGGCCCTTCACCATCGGCTCGGACGGCTCCCTGCTGGTCGCCCAGTCGGGCAACATGAGGCCCGACCTCGTCTCCTCCCTGCTCGTAAGCCGGGACGGGGGCCGGCACTTCACCAAGGGGCGCGAGTACCGCGGAGACGACGGATCCGTGGGGGTCGCTCCCGGCTACGCCTGGCTTTACGGCCGGGACGACGTGTCGGCGCTCGGCGCGGACCACGTCCTGATCACCCGGGACGGTTCCTCCTGGACCCAATTCGCCCTCCCCGACTGA
- a CDS encoding gamma-glutamyl-gamma-aminobutyrate hydrolase family protein, with product MDAEQSSDWLRQFLHTLAKNAAAAAEAAGAEVLLVDAARPVDDPAELVGDADGVLILGGADLDPATYGQQCQVKNLYGIDATADAFELGLARAALDARLPLLGICRGMQALNVAAGGSLIQDLGPGTIHNIESDNSTMTAHAIEIIPGTLLAGIYGRAQLDIRSGHHQAVDAVGAGLRASATASDGVIEAIEGTEGWVLGVQWHPEDPDADPEQLATLMTAFTAAVASTAQTKQGQP from the coding sequence ATGGATGCGGAGCAGAGCTCCGACTGGCTCCGGCAGTTCCTCCACACCCTGGCGAAGAATGCGGCAGCAGCGGCAGAAGCGGCCGGGGCAGAGGTCCTGCTGGTCGACGCCGCCCGCCCCGTCGACGATCCGGCGGAGCTGGTGGGCGACGCAGACGGCGTGCTCATCCTCGGTGGCGCTGACCTGGATCCCGCCACCTATGGGCAGCAGTGCCAGGTGAAGAACCTGTATGGCATCGACGCCACCGCCGACGCCTTCGAACTCGGGTTGGCCCGCGCCGCGCTCGACGCCCGTCTACCGCTCCTCGGCATCTGCCGCGGCATGCAAGCACTCAACGTCGCCGCCGGCGGGTCACTGATACAGGATCTAGGCCCCGGAACGATACACAACATCGAATCTGATAACTCAACGATGACCGCCCACGCCATCGAGATCATCCCCGGCACGCTGCTGGCCGGCATCTACGGACGCGCGCAGCTTGACATCCGCTCCGGCCACCACCAGGCCGTCGATGCCGTCGGCGCCGGCCTTCGGGCCTCCGCGACCGCGTCCGACGGGGTCATCGAGGCCATCGAGGGCACTGAAGGCTGGGTGCTCGGCGTCCAGTGGCACCCCGAAGACCCCGACGCCGACCCTGAGCAACTCGCCACGCTGATGACGGCCTTCACCGCGGCAGTCGCCTCCACCGCACAAACCAAGCAGGGACAACCATGA
- a CDS encoding GntR family transcriptional regulator, producing MVLAPVTGRGTAEVIFRRLTEGIASGALQPGDCLPREEEIARIFGVAPMPLRQGLPALRNLEYVETLRVPKTSSVLVTILLITEIRTPVQPQGRLARLRQ from the coding sequence ATGGTCCTTGCCCCGGTCACCGGCCGCGGCACCGCTGAGGTGATCTTCCGCCGCTTGACGGAGGGCATCGCGTCAGGCGCTCTGCAGCCCGGCGACTGCCTGCCCCGGGAAGAAGAGATCGCGCGCATCTTTGGCGTGGCACCGATGCCCCTCCGCCAGGGGCTGCCGGCGCTCCGGAACCTGGAGTACGTGGAGACCCTGCGGGTACCGAAAACCTCGTCCGTCCTGGTCACAATCCTCTTGATCACTGAGATCAGAACGCCGGTGCAGCCTCAAGGCCGCTTGGCCCGGTTGCGACAGTGA
- a CDS encoding aldehyde dehydrogenase family protein — MTQLWIAGQHVAGTGTSVTVINPATEEVVAAVGSAVLEQVDSAVRAARDAADGWRRTPAAERADLLHGIATWLREHSDALAWQMSIEGGKPLIENSDEVGWSAACFDYYAELGRHERGRVLPPVEDGQLALVIKEPLGVVAAIVPWNYPLLLLAWKLAPALAAGNTVVAKPSPYTPLSTLMLAGAFAELPPGVVNLVTGGAEVGEALVVHPGTDLVAFTGSTAAGQRIGELCARQVKRTHLELGGKDAFIVCEDADLSVAAPGAAWAAYLNAGQVCTSAERFYVMDSVYDEFVERMIAEAAAVRLGDPLTAGTDMGPMIAEVQRAKVEGQLASARDGGARILVGGDRGGFERGWFLSPSVVVDATDDLPLMREETFGPVAPIVRVSSLDEAIARANALPYGLGANVYTNRTDYAYRCLDELKAGTVWINDPLTDNDAGPFGGMKASGNSRELGPEGLEAFRETKHVHWDTRAERKPWWYPYA; from the coding sequence GTGACGCAGTTGTGGATCGCGGGCCAGCACGTGGCGGGGACCGGAACCTCGGTTACGGTGATCAACCCGGCGACCGAGGAGGTCGTCGCCGCCGTCGGATCCGCGGTTCTTGAGCAGGTCGACAGCGCGGTCCGTGCTGCCCGCGACGCCGCCGACGGCTGGCGGCGTACCCCCGCGGCCGAGCGGGCCGACCTTCTGCACGGGATCGCCACCTGGCTGCGTGAACACTCCGACGCCCTTGCATGGCAGATGTCGATCGAGGGCGGCAAGCCACTGATCGAGAACTCCGACGAGGTCGGCTGGTCGGCGGCCTGCTTCGACTACTACGCGGAGCTGGGCCGGCACGAGCGGGGCCGGGTGCTGCCGCCGGTGGAGGACGGGCAGCTGGCGCTGGTCATCAAGGAGCCACTCGGCGTGGTCGCCGCGATCGTGCCGTGGAACTATCCGCTGCTGCTGCTCGCGTGGAAGCTCGCTCCGGCGCTTGCTGCGGGGAACACGGTCGTGGCGAAGCCCTCGCCCTACACGCCATTGTCGACGCTGATGCTTGCCGGGGCCTTTGCCGAGCTGCCGCCGGGCGTGGTGAATCTGGTGACGGGCGGTGCCGAGGTCGGGGAGGCCCTGGTGGTGCACCCCGGTACGGATCTGGTCGCCTTCACCGGTTCCACGGCCGCCGGGCAGCGCATCGGCGAGCTGTGCGCGCGTCAGGTCAAACGCACGCACCTGGAGTTGGGTGGCAAGGACGCCTTCATCGTCTGCGAGGACGCCGACCTCTCGGTCGCGGCACCAGGTGCCGCGTGGGCCGCGTACCTCAACGCCGGGCAGGTCTGCACCTCGGCCGAGCGGTTCTATGTCATGGACTCCGTCTACGACGAATTCGTCGAGCGGATGATCGCCGAGGCGGCCGCGGTCCGGCTCGGCGATCCGTTGACGGCCGGGACCGACATGGGCCCGATGATCGCCGAAGTGCAGCGGGCGAAGGTGGAGGGCCAGCTCGCCTCGGCCCGTGACGGTGGCGCCCGCATCCTGGTCGGCGGCGATCGGGGCGGGTTCGAGCGCGGCTGGTTCCTCTCCCCGTCCGTCGTCGTGGACGCCACCGACGACCTGCCGCTTATGCGGGAGGAGACATTCGGGCCGGTCGCACCGATCGTGCGGGTCTCCTCGCTGGACGAGGCAATCGCCCGCGCCAACGCGCTGCCCTACGGTCTGGGCGCCAACGTCTACACCAATCGCACCGACTACGCGTATCGCTGCCTGGACGAGCTGAAAGCAGGCACGGTCTGGATCAACGATCCGCTCACCGACAACGATGCCGGGCCCTTCGGCGGCATGAAGGCGTCGGGCAACTCCCGTGAGCTGGGCCCGGAGGGTCTGGAGGCGTTCCGGGAAACCAAGCACGTGCATTGGGACACCCGCGCCGAGCGCAAGCCCTGGTGGTACCCCTACGCGTAG
- a CDS encoding nucleotidyltransferase family protein produces the protein MMVAGLVLAAGGGRRFGMPKALVRHDGQLLVDRSIAILRAARCAPVVVVLGAAADDVRARAALEGVAVVGNPDWTTGMGSSLQAGLAALADTDAAAAVVILVDMPGVTAAAVRRVAAGAGPADLVMAGYDNGRSGHPVLLGRDHWAGVAALAVGDVGARPYLRAHAGAVRVVPCADVADDEDLDLAPHA, from the coding sequence ATGATGGTGGCCGGGCTTGTTCTCGCCGCCGGCGGCGGACGCCGCTTCGGCATGCCGAAGGCCCTCGTCCGCCATGACGGGCAACTACTCGTCGATCGGTCGATCGCCATTCTTCGCGCGGCGCGGTGCGCCCCCGTTGTCGTGGTGCTCGGCGCGGCGGCCGACGACGTCCGGGCCCGGGCCGCCCTCGAGGGGGTCGCGGTCGTCGGCAATCCTGACTGGACCACCGGCATGGGCTCGTCCCTGCAGGCCGGGCTGGCCGCGCTCGCGGACACCGATGCCGCCGCGGCCGTGGTGATCCTGGTCGACATGCCCGGCGTGACGGCCGCGGCGGTCCGGCGGGTCGCCGCAGGCGCCGGCCCCGCGGACCTGGTCATGGCCGGCTACGACAACGGCCGGTCCGGCCATCCGGTGCTGCTCGGACGCGACCACTGGGCCGGCGTGGCGGCCCTGGCCGTGGGTGATGTCGGCGCCCGGCCGTACCTGCGGGCGCACGCCGGCGCCGTCCGGGTGGTGCCCTGCGCCGACGTGGCCGACGACGAGGACCTGGATCTGGCCCCCCATGCGTGA